The following proteins are co-located in the Manihot esculenta cultivar AM560-2 chromosome 9, M.esculenta_v8, whole genome shotgun sequence genome:
- the LOC110623692 gene encoding uncharacterized protein LOC110623692: protein MTYNAHPFHLLEINVISAQDLAPVSKSMRTYAVAWVHPERKLTTRIDQNGHINPQWNEKFVFRVDETFLNAETSAIMIEIYAAAWLRDVQIGSVRVLISNLFPSNNNNSKMRFVALQIRRPSGRPQGILNMGVQLLDNTMRSMPLYTELSASAVGFSELIDAKTNKQSIEEKTSKLRRTQSDHTDFTITTDEFGVKESLKAKSSVVNGGSLVNFSTLKNSRKDKDAGTGGNGSMVNGSLCSDVGPSASVVAAAIAKGLIKTPGNTGGQNKTRGGSSIIEDWTDNDSVEGLRTKLERWRTELPPIYDNDTKKMMSKSRRKHHHRRRSDNPGLFTCFGNLFGLEISITCGGSNKKKYGKGKVCHLSSVDSESYL, encoded by the coding sequence ATGACTTACAATGCACACCCTTTTCACCTTTTGGAGATCAATGTCATATCTGCTCAGGATTTGGCTCCTGTCTCCAAATCCATGCGTACCTATGCAGTTGCGTGGGTTCATCCTGAAAGAAAATTGACCACCAGGATCGATCAGAACGGCCATATCAACCCTCAATGGAATGAGAAATTTGTGTTCCGGGTCGATGAAACGTTCTTGAATGCTGAAACCTCTGCTATTATGATTGAAATCTATGCTGCTGCTTGGCTCCGTGACGTTCAGATTGGATCTGTTAGAGTTCTGATTAGCAATTTGTTTCCTTCCAATAATAATAACTCGAAAATGCGATTCGTCGCGCTTCAGATTCGCCGCCCGTCAGGGCGACCTCAGGGAATCCTGAACATGGGTGTGCAGCTCCTGGACAATACAATGCGAAGTATGCCTTTGTATACTGAGCTCAGCGCTTCAGCTGTTGGGTTCAGCGAACTCATAGACGCCAAGACCAATAAGCAAAGCATTGAAGAGAAGACATCGAAATTGCGCAGAACCCAGAGTGATCATACTGATTTCACCATCACCACCGATGAATTTGGCGTGAAAGAAAGTCTCAAAGCCAAGTCATCGGTGGTTAATGGTGGTTCATTGGTGAACTTTTCCACATTAAAGAACAGCCGCAAAGATAAAGATGCTGGGACCGGCGGAAACGGAAGCATGGTGAACGGATCACTTTGCTCCGACGTGGGCCCTTCCGCCTCGGTAGTGGCAGCAGCAATTGCAAAAGGATTAATCAAAACACCAGGAAATACAGGTGGTCAGAATAAAACCAGAGGAGGCAGCTCCATTATCGAAGATTGGACAGACAACGATAGTGTTGAAGGCCTAAGAACAAAGCTGGAAAGGTGGAGAACAGAGCTTCCACCAATTTACGACAACGACACAAAGAAAATGATGTCGAAAAGCAGACGGAAGCATCATCACAGGAGAAGATCAGATAATCCAGGTTTATTCACATGTTTTGGCAATCTGTTCGGACTGGAGATTTCAAtcacttgtggaggcagcaaCAAGAAGAAATATGGAAAGGGGAAGGTTTGTCACTTAAGCTCTGTGGACAGTGAATCATATTTGTga
- the LOC110622381 gene encoding F-box/FBD/LRR-repeat protein At1g13570, which produces MERNWLLPGVDRISDLPSNVIDHILARLPLKDAVRTSTLSKNWREKWHTLPHIIVDENFFHQRSRQNLEGIINYILTRNEGNIEKFFVSVDEVKECYNLKLWIWRLSQKSIQELSLVMYRGQRNEVPSSLFSCQQLRKLNLCHLEIKWAHSFEGFPNLIFLQLSNVNIETSVFERLISSCPLLEQLFVRNLSCTDHLHINGLCLKYFCFDGDCKSMSFNTPLLEALNIKLYRMGPENNPFDLRFKLHGLPRAITGLYVHCPFQRFLAAGDTFTEVSTYYRHLRTLVICAFCFERVDEVSLLLSLIGSALSLQILDIKACSCQNEGASEPILQFWEEQNHSLFSFNLLQRVAVRSFHGKDYETRFIQFLLANSPILEQITVECMTNPNFNQDEVQAALLSFCGDPTKLNFIKGIYNPPRVDSSDSNDNSNSSLSSSDGD; this is translated from the exons ATGGAGAGAAATTGGCTTCTTCCTGGTGTAGACAGAATCAGTGATCTTCCAAGCAATGTGATAGACCACATCCTAGCACGTTTGCCATTGAAAGACGCTGTGAGAACCAGTACCTTGTCAAAGAACTGGAGGGAAAAATGGCATACATTGCCACATATTATAGTTGATGAGAACTTTTTTCATCAACGGTCACGACAGAATCTTGAGGGCATAATCAATTACATCCTTACTAGAAATGAAGGAAACATTGAGAAATTTTTTGTGTCTGTTGATGAAGTGAAGGAATGTTACAATTTGAAGTTGTGGATATGGAGGCTGTCTCAGAAGTCAATTCAAGAGCTATCTCTCGTGATGTATAGAGGTCAGCGTAATGAAGTACCATCTAGTTTGTTTTCTTGTCAGCAGTTGAGGAAGTTAAACCTCTGTCATTTGGAGATTAAATGGGCACATTCATTTGAAGGTTTTCCTAATCTTATTTTCCTTCAGTTGAGCAACGTTAACATTGAAACTTCTGTTTTTGAAAGGCTTATTTCTAGCTGCCCACTCCTTGAACAACTGTTTGTCAGAAATTTGAGCTGTACAGATCATCTTCACATCAATGGCCTCTGTCTCAAGTATTTTTGCTTTGATGGAGATTGCAAATCTATGAGTTTCAACACTCCACTTCTTGAGGCTTTGAATATCAAATTATATCGAATGGGTCCTGAAAATAACCCGTTTGATCTCAGATTCAAATTGCATGGTCTGCCACGTGCAATTACGGGGCTTTATGTGCACTGTCCATTTCAGAGG TTCTTGGCTGCAGGTGATACATTTACTGAAGTTTCAACGTATTATAGGCATCTAAGGACCCTTGTAATCTGTGCATTTTGTTTCGAGAGGGTGGATGAAGTCTCACTTCTCCTCTCTTTGATTGGAAGTGCCTTAAGCTTGCAAATTCTTGATATAAAA GCATGCAGCTGCCAAAACGAAGGTGCCTCTGAACCTATTCTACAATTTTGGGAAGAGCAAAATCATTCTCTTTTCTCCTTCAATCTATTACAGAGAGTGGCGGTGAGATCTTTCCATGGTAAAGATTACGAGACAAGGTTTATCCAATTTTTGCTGGCAAATTCGCCTATCCTCGAGCAGATTACTGTTGAATGCATGACTAATCCCAACTTCAACCAGGATGAAGTACAGGCGGCATTGTTGTCATTTTGTGGAGATCCaacaaaattgaattttattaaaggAATCTATAATCCTCCTAGGGTCGATTCATCAGATTCCAATGACAACTCGAACagttctctctcttcttctgatgGTGATTAG